In Podarcis raffonei isolate rPodRaf1 chromosome 8, rPodRaf1.pri, whole genome shotgun sequence, the genomic window CTATTTAGGGAGGCAGTTATGCCTAAGGTGGTTTTTGGTTCCACCTGCTGGATGGTAATGATGGCTCAGGCCTGTGTATTATACATGCATGCCACTGGCACAAATCCCTTTACTTAAAAATACACTACAATGCACCTAGTAACAAGTAATGACTGGTTGCGTTGACAGAAATATAAGAAGCTGTTTTACGCTGAGGCAGACCACTGGACTATCCAGTTCAGTAGTGTTCGCATTGACTGACAGAGGCTCTCTAAAGTTCCAAACAGGAAGCCTTTTCCCCAGCTCTACCTTGAGAAggtgggattgaacctgggaccttggtcACTGAAAGCAGATGctcctatgtttctatgattatGCTGAGTTCTGGTCTGATCTAGAGGCTCTTATACTCTGGGAAGCCATATTCCCTTGGGAGAACTTGGAACCAAGGTGGAAGGGCAAGGCAGAGCAGAGACAATATAGAAGAATTTTGGGGAATGGGGTCTCTTGACGTGTTGTTTGTCTTTTCCCTCTTCCGGTAAACAGGGGTCACGTTTAGTACAACATTCTATACATGTGCGAGAAATGATTCTTGTGCCAATGCTTTCACCGTCACCATAGGAGATAATGCATATCTGCGATACACCTCAGCTTGTTGTACCACAGATGGCTGCAATGCAAACTTAAAATGGGGAGGTAAGTCGTCATCTGCCCCCTCTCTGACAACAGAATTGCAAATCAGGGTCCCTCCAAATGTCATTTTCCTGGTGCACCCAGGTTGATTTCTGCTCATGATACTATTGGGGTGGTCTCAATCATTTCAATAATGTTTGCGTGTGCAAAGGTTGTGGGCTAGTCACatggcttcatttccaatcagtgcgcATCCCATTATTTCCTGTGGAACCCCCTTAACTTTTCATTCTACAAATGTATTGGTTTATGTTTTCCCCACTTTTGTTGCTCTATAGCCAGCCCCTCCAGCCAGTGATAATGATGCAGCAGAACCGGGGAAGCATCACTGAACAAATGAAAGCAGGATAAATCCGCCAGGAATGCAGTGTTATTGTTTCACAAATGAAGTTATTGTTTCAGGAACACGTTGCAAAAAGAAATTAGAAATTGTTATAACGAAAGAAAAAAACTCTACGTAAAATCATGTAGAAAGGTTTTCTGCTCtatggtgccatctggtgtcacagtgttataatgaatataaaactctCTAATATAGCTGAATCCATACACAATTTGCATTTGAAATTGGTAGGAATAGCATGAAGTGTATGAAGTTTTAGTCCCTCTACCTGTTCTCATCCTAATGTAAGGGAGGGATGAAAGTTATCTCTGGACCTCATTCTTTCTGACAAAGAAAATGTGAGAAGAAAACAACATCAAAATAAAGTTTTTGTGGGGGAAAGGTCTCTGTGGGTCACtgatggaggaagagggggagccAGGGGAGCGCACCGCTCCTGGCACCAAGATCCCAGTGGTGTGCAatcacggctgcccccctgcACTCGGCGCTACGCCCCTACGGGTagtgcaccatgcccccaggatgtgtgCCACACCCCCGGGATGCACACCAGtcacgcccccacctgctctccgcccccggttccgtagcatgaagctccgccactgctgtGGGTGCCTGCATGTTGCCAACCACCACTACCCCCTCAATTTGGGAATGGCGTCCATAACAAGCAGGTGTTGATAGCCATGTGTGGGGAACcactggcactccagatgttgcttaactGCACCTTCCctcagccccaacaagcatggccaatgggaaaGGATGTTGCAAGTTGGTAGtttaccaacatctggagggccaaagtttgccCACGCCTGGCGTAAGAAGAAGGAACTCTGAGTGTGGGACAGGATTGTGTGGGGAGAAGATGACCTCCTAATAATGGTGTTTCTGCGGCCTGCCTGGAAGGGACTAGGGTGGGTTCAGAAAGATGTGGGTCTACGGTGAGCTAGTCCAGGGCTCCAGCTGTTGCATTCACACAACTCCAACCTCCTGCATCCTTTTCCTGCTCCATCATGTGCAAGAGAAGACTGCTGTTTTCCATCTCACTTCTAGCACACACCAGTAGCAGCCATTGTGATGTGATGGATCAGGAAGGGCAGTTGCATGGATGCTTGGCAAAGCTCCATACAGGTAAACAACAGAAATGCCAGCATTAGGAGACTTGCTTCACCCCAACACACTGGCTGTGTGTGAATCAGGCCTTTCAAGGAACCATCAGGCCTCTTCTTAAAATCCTATTTAGAAATTCCCCACACCACTTGCTTCTCTCTTCTTTGCTTCCTAGTTCCTCCAGCTTCTTCGACAAAGAATGGGCTGTTTTGCTCAACTGGATGTTTCACTGAGACACAGGAACCCTGCAAAGGCGGAAAAGTCTCATGCACAGATGCGGAAAATACTTGCATCAGCGCAACAGGGACCTACAGCCCTAAGGAAGGTACTTAGCAGGGGAGGAAGAGGGATTGCATGGGGTAGAGGGAGCAGGTGGGAGGAGAATGCTGCCTCTGGAGCTTCCAGAGATGGACCAACCATGAGCCAAGATGAGATGgacacctcaggtggcagagcgAGAGACCTGCAGCCCTGAACCCCAAGTAACAATCTTCCAGGGTGTTCTCTGATGCAAACATCATTGAAATGAACAAgtgctgttcgacagtggaatttgctgccaaggagtgtggtggagtctccttctttggaggtctttaagcagaggcttgacaaccatatgtcaggagtgctctgatggtgtttcctgcttggcagggggttggactcgatggcccttgtgatctattccaactctatgattctatgattctatgagcatgCAGGGATTGTATCCATGATAAGGTGCTAATGACTTGTGTGCATTGTCCTTTGGTGCactaaaatgtcttgggtgaGAGGTTGAATCTGGGCTCCTTCACATAAGTCATTTTCAAATGAGTAGAACCTTGAGATGAGATTATCAAGCTAAATGTTGGAACGTTCAGATTGGCCAAATAAGGAAGTCTTGTATGAGTCAGAattaggtacagtggtgcctcgcaagacgaaattaattcgttccgcaagttttttcttcttgcgagtttttcgtcttgcgaagcacggtttcccataggaatgcattgaaaatcaatcaatgcattcctatggaaaccgccttcagaccaggtccggggacagtctgtcccccgacctcttctgaaggctgggggggggggacaaggacttctccgctgtcccggggcgatctgattttcagatcgccctgggacagcgaagaagtctccgctgtcctgggggcttttaaaatgctggcgggcggcagcgaagcgttcgctgccgcccgccagcattttaagatcgcccgggacaacggagaagtctccgctgtcccgggaaggcaggcggggggagcaaagacttttgccccccgccggccttcagaagaggtccaggacctcttctgaaggccggcggtgggccaaagactttgctcccccccgcctgccttcaaaagccgtagggatagcggagaaacgcgctgcctcttctgaaggccggcagagatttccctatgggctttcttcttgcgaagcaagcccatagggaaattcgttttgcgaagcacctccaaaacggaaaactccttcgtcttgcgagtttttcgttttgcgaggcgttcgtcttgcgaggcaccactgtacatgtaaagGAATAGAAGGCACATTTCTATTGTAGAGCAGCTAAAGGATTTTGGGAGATGATAcgcaatgagatgaaaaaaaaattaagaggacTCTCCCaaaaagaccagaagcttttcttctagCAATATTTGGACCAGATGTACCGAAGAATCAAAGGAATTTGTTTCTGTATGTGACCACTGCAGTGAGAGTACTAGATGCTCCAAAATGGGGGAGGATGCTGTACATATGAAAGAGGAGTGGCagttgaaattgatggaatatgctgaattagCAATTTTAACTAGTAAGATTAGAGAACAAGATGAGACAGCCTTCaaggaagattgggaaatgtttgtagattatttttttaaaaatattgtaaacaTGTTAAAATGCTAGCAGGTTTGGAGTAAGCTTAGCATTAAAAGTTATTCAGATAATAAGGTGGAGGAAAGAAGGTATAGAATAATTACaatatgcagcagcaaaagataaTTTGAAGAAACCAAGGAAGGGTGGAAGGGAAGTTGATTACCAAGGGAATACATATTGGAAAATGTTTGActagttgtattttattttttgaaatttataaataaaatttataaacaaacaaacaaataagcattCTTCGCCTAGTGCATAGTTAAATGATGGGATTCGGTCTTATAAGACGTAGTGatgatggccaccatcttggatggctttcaaaaagTATTGGACAGATTCACGGAGGATAAGACTGTCAATGACTATTAACCATGTCTACTTGCAGGTGCCAAGTTCATCCTGAAGGGTTGTGGAACAAGAAACGTATGTGAATTCAAGGGCAAAAATGTGCTCATTAATGGAACCAGCTACTCAGTGAACGAGGCAACCTGTGAGAATGCGAAATCCTCCAGCACCAACCATATCCTGGGGAAGagttccttcctcctcctgctaccCAGCATCTCCAGCATTCTCTTTATGAAGTTTCTCTCCTGAGCTCTCTTTACATGCCAGGCAACTTGTAGGATCCATGCCATGTGCTTTTGGGCACCCGAGTAGACGAATCTGTCAAGTTCAGTGCTCTTAAGtttctcatttaaaaaaatcttaaattcttttCTCCACAgcaatctgcattttttttttaaaaaagctattgaAAATCCATCCACATTTTagcatgaatttctcctaataaa contains:
- the LOC128420380 gene encoding phospholipase A2 inhibitor and Ly6/PLAUR domain-containing protein-like, which produces MPCAHKSGCKKHSSSALSLALPYDTMVPLLVLCLLSPLLVASVDPPLKCIQGYNATQAPTDCKNASDVCVTIKNENALTGVTFSTTFYTCARNDSCANAFTVTIGDNAYLRYTSACCTTDGCNANLKWGVPPASSTKNGLFCSTGCFTETQEPCKGGKVSCTDAENTCISATGTYSPKEGAKFILKGCGTRNVCEFKGKNVLINGTSYSVNEATCENAKSSSTNHILGKSSFLLLLPSISSILFMKFLS